The following are encoded in a window of Streptomyces sp. Go-475 genomic DNA:
- a CDS encoding DUF445 domain-containing protein, which translates to MCGITERVERMERTKVEEKGSVAGQHARPRPAVNRAMTTFSPADEEKQRGVRRMKLTATGLLLFVAVVYVLAKWAQNSGAGPWAGYVAAASEAGMVGALADWFAVTALFRHPLGIPIPHTAIIPTKKDQLGVSLGEFVGENFLSEDVVRQRLRAVGIGSRLGAWLAVPEHADRVTAELSTALRGALTVLRDSDVQAVVGEAITRRANAQEIGPGIGKMLEKVVADGGHKRVVDLIVNRAHDWLVLHRDEVMDAVEGGAPGWTPRFVDRKVGERVYKELLRFATEMRDMPAHPARGALDRFLTDFAGDLQSDTDTRARVERLKGEVLGRGEVQDLIASAWTAVRSMIVAAAEDERSELRLRVRASLLSLGSRMAAERKVQDKVDQWVEDAAVYVVTTYRKEITSLITDTVASWDAEHTTRKIEANIGRDLQFIRINGTVVGSLAGLLIYTVSHALGA; encoded by the coding sequence GTGTGCGGGATCACCGAGCGGGTGGAGCGGATGGAGCGGACCAAAGTGGAAGAAAAGGGCAGCGTCGCGGGGCAGCATGCCCGCCCCCGGCCCGCCGTGAACCGCGCGATGACGACCTTCAGCCCGGCGGACGAGGAGAAACAGCGCGGCGTACGCCGGATGAAACTCACCGCCACCGGCCTCCTGCTGTTCGTCGCCGTGGTCTACGTCCTCGCCAAGTGGGCGCAGAACTCCGGCGCCGGCCCCTGGGCGGGCTATGTCGCCGCCGCCTCCGAGGCGGGCATGGTCGGCGCGCTCGCCGACTGGTTCGCCGTCACCGCCCTCTTCCGCCACCCCCTCGGCATCCCCATCCCGCACACGGCGATCATCCCCACCAAGAAGGACCAGCTCGGCGTCTCCCTCGGCGAGTTCGTCGGCGAGAACTTCCTCTCTGAGGACGTCGTACGGCAGCGGCTGCGCGCCGTCGGCATCGGCAGCCGCCTCGGCGCCTGGCTCGCCGTGCCCGAACACGCCGACCGGGTCACGGCCGAGCTGTCCACCGCCCTGCGCGGCGCCCTGACGGTCCTGCGCGACTCCGACGTCCAGGCCGTGGTCGGCGAGGCCATCACGCGCCGCGCCAACGCCCAGGAGATCGGCCCCGGCATCGGCAAGATGCTGGAGAAGGTCGTCGCCGACGGCGGCCACAAACGGGTCGTGGATCTCATCGTCAACCGCGCCCACGACTGGCTGGTCCTGCACCGCGACGAGGTCATGGACGCCGTGGAGGGCGGCGCCCCCGGCTGGACGCCGAGGTTCGTCGACCGCAAGGTCGGCGAGCGCGTCTACAAGGAACTGCTGCGCTTCGCCACCGAGATGCGCGACATGCCCGCCCACCCCGCCCGCGGCGCCCTGGACCGCTTCCTCACCGACTTCGCGGGCGACCTCCAGTCCGACACCGACACCCGCGCCCGCGTCGAACGGCTCAAGGGCGAGGTGCTGGGCCGCGGCGAGGTGCAGGACCTCATCGCCAGCGCCTGGACGGCCGTCCGGTCCATGATCGTCGCGGCGGCGGAGGACGAGCGCAGCGAGCTGCGGCTGCGCGTCCGCGCCTCGCTGCTGTCGCTGGGCTCCCGGATGGCGGCCGAGCGCAAGGTGCAGGACAAGGTCGACCAGTGGGTGGAGGACGCGGCCGTGTACGTCGTCACCACCTACCGCAAGGAGATCACCTCCCTCATCACGGACACGGTGGCGAGCTGGGACGCCGAGCACACCACGCGGAAGATCGAGGCCAACATCGGCCGCGACCTGCAGTTCATCCGCATCAACGGCACGGTGGTCGGCTCGCTGGCCGGCCTGCTGATCTACACCGTGTCGCACGCGCTGGGGGCGTGA
- a CDS encoding SGNH/GDSL hydrolase family protein: protein MTRGRGYALLAVVVAAIVALSTAIYVGVASDNGTRNRNALADGRVPNNPAAPASTGTWVGTWSTSPAGAEPGTETTGMADRSVRNVVHTSVGGTSARVTLSNLYGQSPLNITQASIAVAAGSGTPAALADTMRQLTFNGGPAVVVPPGGQVMSDAVRIAIPHDADVLITTYTPTSSGPVTYHPHARQTSYVAQGDQARDVTGTPYTEETRYWRYLTALDVLSNEADGTVVALGDSLTDGITSTSGANRRWTDVLSDRLRAEIAAGRDLPRYSVVNQGISGNRVLTDGLGRPADNPSGLNRFARDVLQRTNVKVVVIDLGVNDILRNPRLADPDAIVGGLRTMVGQAHARGLKVVGATLMPFYGHRGYTDAREGVRQAINAEIRAGRVFDAVVDFDAALRDPYDPRRLRPVYDSGDHLHPSDKGYARMAEAFDLELLKGSVPAEL from the coding sequence ATGACCCGGGGTCGTGGTTACGCCCTCCTGGCCGTCGTCGTCGCAGCGATCGTGGCCCTTTCCACCGCCATATACGTCGGAGTGGCGTCCGACAACGGCACCCGCAACCGGAACGCACTCGCCGACGGCCGCGTCCCGAACAACCCCGCCGCCCCGGCCTCCACCGGCACCTGGGTCGGCACCTGGTCCACGTCCCCGGCCGGCGCCGAGCCCGGCACGGAGACGACCGGCATGGCGGACCGCTCGGTACGCAACGTCGTCCACACCAGCGTCGGCGGTACGAGTGCCCGCGTGACGCTGTCCAATCTCTACGGCCAGTCGCCGCTGAACATCACGCAGGCGTCGATCGCCGTCGCCGCGGGCAGCGGCACGCCCGCCGCGCTCGCGGACACCATGCGGCAGCTGACCTTCAACGGCGGCCCCGCGGTCGTCGTCCCGCCCGGCGGGCAGGTGATGAGCGACGCCGTGCGCATCGCCATCCCGCACGACGCGGACGTCCTGATCACCACGTACACGCCGACCAGCTCCGGCCCGGTGACGTACCACCCGCACGCCCGGCAGACCTCCTACGTCGCCCAGGGCGACCAGGCGCGGGACGTGACGGGCACGCCGTACACCGAGGAGACCAGGTACTGGCGCTACCTGACCGCGCTGGACGTGCTGAGCAACGAGGCGGACGGGACGGTGGTCGCCCTGGGCGACTCGCTGACCGACGGCATCACCTCCACGTCGGGCGCCAACAGGCGGTGGACCGACGTTCTCTCGGACCGGCTACGCGCGGAGATCGCGGCCGGGCGGGACCTGCCGCGCTACAGCGTCGTCAACCAGGGCATCAGCGGGAACCGGGTCCTCACCGACGGGCTGGGCCGCCCCGCGGACAACCCCAGCGGGCTGAACCGCTTCGCGCGGGACGTACTGCAGCGGACGAACGTCAAGGTCGTCGTCATCGACCTCGGCGTCAACGACATCCTGCGCAACCCGCGGCTCGCCGACCCGGACGCGATCGTCGGCGGCCTGCGCACGATGGTGGGGCAGGCGCACGCGCGGGGGCTGAAGGTCGTGGGCGCGACCCTCATGCCGTTCTACGGGCACCGTGGCTACACGGACGCGCGTGAAGGGGTGCGGCAGGCCATCAACGCCGAGATCCGGGCCGGACGGGTGTTCGACGCGGTCGTCGACTTCGACGCGGCGCTGCGGGATCCGTACGACCCTCGGCGGCTGCGGCCGGTGTACGACTCGGGGGATCATCTGCACCCCAGCGACAAGGGGTACGCGCGGATGGCGGAGGCGTTCGACCTGGAGCTGCTGAAGGGGTCGGTACCGGCGGAGCTGTAG
- a CDS encoding DUF1707 domain-containing protein: MTDDSVPDLRASDADRERVAEILRDALAEGRLDMAEFEERLDATYRARTYGELAPITRDLPASGVTAPVVSLSKEPAAGPDWSRRIVGGEGSSTWAAAVMAGFQRKGHWTVPRRFTCLAFCGGGELDLREANFTDREVEINVIAIMGGVDVIVPPGVEVVVRGIGIMGGFDHREEGVPGEPGAPRVVVTGFALWGGVGVQRKLTRAEKQRLREERQREKLERREGRRELG, from the coding sequence GTCCCGGACCTCCGCGCCTCCGACGCCGACCGTGAACGGGTCGCCGAGATCCTGCGGGACGCCCTCGCGGAGGGCCGTCTCGACATGGCGGAGTTCGAGGAGCGGCTGGACGCGACGTACCGGGCGCGGACGTACGGGGAGCTGGCGCCGATCACCCGGGACCTGCCGGCCTCCGGTGTCACCGCGCCGGTGGTGTCGCTGAGCAAGGAGCCCGCCGCCGGGCCGGACTGGTCGCGGCGGATCGTGGGCGGTGAGGGGTCCTCGACCTGGGCCGCCGCCGTGATGGCCGGCTTCCAGCGCAAGGGGCACTGGACGGTGCCCCGGCGGTTCACCTGCCTCGCCTTCTGCGGCGGCGGGGAGCTCGACCTGCGCGAGGCGAACTTCACGGACCGCGAGGTCGAGATCAACGTGATCGCGATCATGGGCGGGGTGGACGTCATCGTGCCGCCCGGGGTCGAGGTCGTCGTGCGCGGCATCGGGATCATGGGCGGCTTCGACCACCGCGAGGAGGGCGTGCCGGGGGAGCCGGGCGCACCGCGGGTCGTCGTCACCGGCTTCGCGCTGTGGGGCGGCGTCGGGGTCCAGCGGAAGCTGACACGCGCGGAGAAGCAGCGGCTACGGGAGGAACGGCAGCGGGAGAAGCTGGAGCGGAGGGAGGGGCGGCGGGAGCTGGGCTGA